A single Pseudomonas sp. MM223 DNA region contains:
- the yjiA gene encoding P-loop guanosine triphosphatase YjiA (*Name yjiA), which translates to MQYLWGWLAGDEATVFSAQEMFCVQTPIPVTVLTGFLGAGKTTLLKHMLKAEHGLKIAVIENEFSEAGIDSQLLGDEPVQVMTLANGCVCCSIHGDLTRALYLLLERLDAGEIAFERLVIECTGLADPAPVAQTFFLDEELRERYILDGIITLVDAVHADLHLTQAIAQAQVGFADRLLLSKTDLAKPAAVEALRERLARINGRAAIRVVEHGRIDLAELLDVRGFNLNPDLGANLKPMLRPVLKPATPDRISTMVLRTETALDIDRLSGFMNELLETHGKQLLRYKGVLNIAGEDRKLVFQGVLKLYGFDWDAEWAEGETRESVMVFIADELPEATIRAGFEALAAG; encoded by the coding sequence GTGCAGTACCTGTGGGGCTGGCTTGCCGGCGATGAGGCCACTGTTTTTTCCGCACAGGAGATGTTCTGCGTGCAGACGCCTATTCCCGTAACCGTACTTACAGGCTTCCTCGGTGCCGGCAAGACCACCTTGCTCAAGCACATGCTCAAGGCCGAGCACGGCCTGAAGATTGCCGTGATCGAAAACGAATTCAGCGAGGCGGGCATCGACAGCCAGTTGCTGGGCGACGAGCCGGTGCAGGTGATGACCCTGGCCAATGGCTGCGTGTGCTGCAGCATCCACGGCGACCTCACCCGCGCCCTGTACCTGCTGCTTGAACGCCTGGACGCAGGCGAGATCGCCTTCGAGCGGCTGGTCATCGAATGCACCGGCCTTGCCGACCCGGCGCCGGTGGCGCAAACCTTTTTCCTCGACGAGGAACTGCGTGAGCGCTACATCCTCGACGGCATCATTACCCTGGTCGATGCTGTTCATGCCGATTTGCACCTGACCCAAGCCATCGCCCAGGCCCAGGTCGGCTTTGCCGATCGCCTGCTGCTAAGCAAGACCGACCTGGCCAAGCCGGCCGCGGTAGAGGCCCTGCGCGAACGCTTGGCCCGTATCAATGGCCGGGCTGCGATCCGTGTGGTCGAGCACGGCCGTATCGACCTGGCTGAGCTGCTGGATGTGCGTGGCTTCAACCTCAACCCCGACTTGGGTGCAAACCTGAAACCGATGCTGCGCCCGGTGCTCAAGCCCGCCACCCCCGACCGTATCTCCACCATGGTGCTGCGCACGGAAACCGCGCTGGACATCGACCGCCTCAGCGGCTTCATGAACGAATTGCTGGAAACCCACGGCAAACAGCTGCTGCGCTACAAGGGCGTGCTGAACATTGCCGGTGAAGACCGCAAGCTGGTGTTCCAGGGCGTGCTCAAGCTTTACGGTTTCGACTGGGACGCCGAGTGGGCCGAGGGTGAAACCCGCGAGAGCGTAATGGTGTTCATTGCCGATGAACTGCCCGAGGCTACGATTCGGGCTGGCTTCGAGGCGCTGGCTGCGGGCTGA
- a CDS encoding Cyclic diguanosine monophosphate-binding protein produces the protein MSAHDERRRFQRIPFDAPTRLCQGERCWEVKLLDLSLKGLLVECPKPWDADLTQDFEAYIVLNDGETEVQMQVELRHEEPECLGFICLYIDIDSMSHLHRLVELNVADSTEMMREPARTHRIMKSLS, from the coding sequence ATGAGCGCTCACGACGAACGCCGCCGTTTCCAGCGTATCCCGTTCGACGCCCCGACCCGGCTGTGCCAGGGCGAACGTTGCTGGGAGGTGAAACTGCTCGACCTTTCCCTCAAAGGCCTGCTGGTCGAATGCCCGAAACCCTGGGATGCCGACCTGACCCAGGATTTCGAGGCCTACATCGTGCTCAACGATGGGGAGACCGAGGTGCAGATGCAGGTCGAGCTGCGCCACGAAGAACCGGAGTGCCTGGGCTTCATCTGCCTGTACATCGACATCGATTCGATGAGCCATTTGCACCGTCTTGTGGAATTGAACGTGGCCGACAGCACCGAAATGATGCGTGAGCCTGCGCGAACTCATCGAATAATGAAATCTCTTAGCTAG
- the mscL gene encoding Large-conductance mechanosensitive channel (*Name mscL), translating to MGMISEFKAFAVKGNVVDMAVGIIIGAAFGKIVSSFVGDVVMPPLGLLIGGVDFSDLAITLKAAEGDVPAVVLAYGKFIQTVIDFLIVAFAIFMGVKAINRLKREEAVAPTVPPVPSAEETLLTEIRDLLKTQNQNRLP from the coding sequence ATGGGCATGATCAGTGAGTTCAAGGCCTTCGCGGTCAAAGGCAATGTCGTCGACATGGCGGTCGGTATCATCATCGGCGCGGCCTTCGGCAAGATCGTCTCGTCCTTCGTCGGAGATGTGGTCATGCCGCCACTGGGCCTGTTGATCGGGGGGGTGGACTTCAGCGACCTGGCGATCACCCTGAAGGCAGCCGAAGGCGACGTTCCGGCGGTAGTCCTGGCCTATGGCAAGTTCATCCAGACCGTGATCGACTTCCTGATCGTTGCCTTTGCCATCTTTATGGGTGTGAAGGCAATCAACAGGCTCAAGCGCGAAGAAGCGGTGGCGCCGACTGTACCGCCAGTGCCTTCGGCTGAAGAGACCCTGCTGACCGAAATTCGCGATTTGCTCAAGACGCAGAACCAGAATCGCTTGCCTTGA
- the cydB_2 gene encoding Cytochrome bd-I ubiquinol oxidase subunit 2 (*Name cydB_2): MGIDLPLIWAVIIIFGVMMYVVMDGFDLGIGMLFPFVKGEQDRDVMMNTVAPVWDGNETWLILGGAGLFGAFPMAYAVVLEALYLPLILMLIGLIFRGVAFEFRFKATADKRHIWDKAFIGGSLVATFFQGVALGAFLEGFKVVDRHFAGGTLDWLTPFSLFCGVGLIVAYTLLGCTWLIMKTEGPLQQKMHDMARPLALVLLVVIGIVSLWTPIAYPQIADRWFSMPNLLWFMPVPLLVLVTFYGLLKAVARNAHYTPFLLTLVLIFLGYSGLGISLWPNIIPPSISIWDAAAPPQSQGFMLVGTLFILPFILMYTFWSYYVFRGKVTHEDGYH, encoded by the coding sequence GGCATGCTGTTCCCCTTCGTCAAGGGCGAGCAGGACCGTGATGTGATGATGAACACCGTCGCCCCGGTGTGGGACGGCAACGAAACCTGGCTGATCCTGGGCGGTGCCGGGCTGTTCGGGGCGTTCCCGATGGCCTATGCAGTTGTACTCGAAGCCCTGTACTTGCCACTTATCCTGATGTTGATCGGCTTGATCTTCCGCGGCGTGGCCTTCGAGTTCCGCTTCAAGGCCACGGCCGACAAGCGGCATATCTGGGACAAGGCATTCATCGGGGGCTCACTGGTTGCCACCTTCTTCCAGGGCGTGGCCCTGGGCGCCTTCCTCGAAGGCTTCAAAGTGGTCGACCGCCATTTTGCCGGTGGCACCCTCGACTGGCTCACCCCGTTCAGCCTGTTCTGTGGCGTGGGGTTGATCGTGGCCTACACCCTGTTGGGGTGCACCTGGCTGATCATGAAGACCGAAGGGCCGCTGCAACAGAAGATGCACGACATGGCCCGGCCACTGGCGCTGGTACTGCTGGTGGTGATCGGTATTGTCAGCCTGTGGACACCGATCGCTTATCCACAGATCGCCGACCGCTGGTTCAGCATGCCTAACCTGCTCTGGTTCATGCCGGTGCCGCTGCTGGTACTGGTAACGTTCTACGGGTTGCTCAAGGCGGTGGCACGCAATGCGCACTACACGCCGTTCCTGCTTACGCTGGTGCTGATCTTCCTCGGCTACAGTGGCCTGGGCATCAGCTTGTGGCCAAACATCATCCCGCCGTCGATTTCGATCTGGGATGCTGCGGCGCCACCGCAAAGCCAGGGCTTCATGCTGGTGGGCACACTGTTCATCCTGCCGTTCATCCTCATGTACACCTTCTGGAGCTACTACGTGTTCCGCGGCAAGGTGACCCATGAAGACGGCTATCACTAG
- the radA gene encoding DNA repair protein RadA (*Name radA), with protein MAKAKRLYGCTECGATFPKWAGQCGECGAWNTLVETMIESGGAAAPSSGRAGWTGQQAQIKTLAEVSVEEIPRFTTSSTELDRVLGGGLVDGSVVLIGGDPGIGKSTILLQTLCNIAVGMPALYVTGEESQQQVAMRSRRLGLPQDQLKVMTETCIETIIATARVEKPRVMVIDSIQTIFTEQLQSAPGGVAQVRESTALLVRYAKQSGTAIFLVGHVTKEGSLAGPRVLEHMVDTVLYFEGESDGRLRLLRAVKNRFGAVNELGVFGMTDRGLKEVSNPSAIFLNRTQEEVPGSVVMATWEGTRPMLVEVQALVDDSHLANPRRVTLGLDQNRLAMLLAVLHRHGGIPTHDQDVFLNVVGGVKVLETASDLALLAAVMSSLRNRPLAHGLLVFGEIGLSGEVRPVPSGQERLKEAAKHGFKRAIVPKGNAPKDPPAGLQVIAVTRLEQALDALFE; from the coding sequence ATGGCCAAGGCCAAGCGCTTGTATGGCTGCACCGAGTGCGGCGCGACCTTCCCCAAATGGGCCGGCCAATGCGGCGAATGCGGGGCCTGGAACACCCTGGTCGAAACCATGATCGAGAGCGGTGGTGCCGCTGCGCCCAGTAGCGGCCGCGCCGGTTGGACCGGGCAGCAAGCGCAGATCAAGACCCTGGCCGAAGTCAGCGTCGAGGAAATCCCGCGTTTCACCACCAGCAGCACCGAACTGGACCGCGTGCTGGGCGGCGGCCTGGTGGATGGCTCGGTGGTGCTGATTGGTGGCGACCCGGGCATCGGCAAGTCGACCATCCTGCTGCAGACCTTGTGCAATATCGCCGTGGGCATGCCCGCGCTGTATGTCACCGGTGAGGAGTCGCAGCAGCAGGTGGCCATGCGCTCACGGCGCCTGGGCTTGCCCCAGGACCAGCTCAAGGTGATGACCGAAACCTGCATCGAAACCATCATTGCCACTGCACGCGTCGAGAAGCCGCGGGTAATGGTGATCGACTCGATCCAGACCATCTTCACCGAGCAGTTGCAGTCGGCACCCGGCGGTGTAGCCCAGGTGCGCGAGAGCACGGCGCTATTGGTGCGTTACGCCAAGCAGAGCGGTACGGCCATCTTCCTGGTCGGCCACGTGACCAAGGAAGGCTCGTTGGCCGGCCCGCGGGTACTGGAGCACATGGTCGATACCGTGTTGTATTTCGAAGGTGAGTCCGATGGCCGTCTGCGCCTGTTGCGAGCGGTGAAGAACCGCTTTGGCGCGGTTAACGAACTGGGCGTGTTCGGCATGACCGATCGGGGCCTGAAAGAGGTGTCCAACCCGTCGGCGATCTTCCTCAACCGCACCCAGGAAGAAGTGCCGGGCAGTGTGGTGATGGCGACCTGGGAGGGCACACGGCCCATGCTGGTCGAGGTACAAGCGCTGGTCGACGACAGCCACCTGGCCAACCCGCGCCGGGTAACCCTGGGCCTGGACCAGAACCGCCTGGCCATGTTGCTGGCGGTGCTACACCGCCACGGCGGTATTCCCACCCATGATCAGGACGTGTTCCTCAACGTGGTGGGCGGGGTGAAGGTGCTGGAAACGGCTTCGGACCTGGCGTTGCTGGCGGCGGTGATGTCCAGCTTGCGCAACCGGCCACTGGCCCATGGCTTGCTGGTGTTTGGCGAGATTGGCCTGTCGGGCGAGGTGCGGCCGGTGCCCAGCGGCCAGGAACGGTTGAAGGAAGCGGCCAAGCATGGCTTCAAGCGCGCCATCGTGCCCAAGGGCAATGCGCCGAAAGACCCGCCGGCGGGGTTGCAGGTAATTGCCGTGACCCGCCTGGAGCAGGCCCTGGATGCTTTGTTCGAGTAA
- the anoR gene encoding Transcriptional activator protein AnoR (*Name anoR) gives MLHWNPEHLQAFVNERSPRKLFDIAVHLAQDLGMEYLGLNLRIQIATQTPRVYLYSNYPDEWIERYQRDEFYKQDPAANVSHSSTMPVLWTDELYREAPQFREAACQYGLRHGWTQSLHDLQHNESQISVARPAEKIDIVELYDKAGSVQWLCHTLHAVLGEHHLNALCPSQPKMSERELEVLKWSAAGKTAADVACILSLSQSTVNFHIRSVITKTNAANKAGAIAIAALRGWI, from the coding sequence ATGCTTCACTGGAATCCCGAACATCTCCAAGCGTTCGTCAACGAACGCAGCCCACGGAAGCTGTTCGACATCGCGGTACATCTGGCACAAGACTTGGGCATGGAATACCTCGGGCTGAACCTGCGCATCCAGATCGCCACGCAAACACCCAGGGTGTACCTCTACAGCAACTACCCGGATGAGTGGATCGAGCGCTATCAGCGCGATGAGTTCTACAAGCAGGACCCGGCCGCCAACGTCAGCCACAGCTCGACCATGCCGGTGCTGTGGACCGACGAACTGTATCGTGAAGCCCCGCAGTTTCGCGAAGCGGCCTGCCAGTACGGCTTGCGCCACGGCTGGACGCAATCACTGCACGACCTGCAGCACAACGAAAGCCAGATCAGCGTTGCCAGGCCGGCCGAAAAAATCGACATCGTCGAGCTTTACGACAAAGCCGGCAGCGTGCAGTGGCTGTGCCATACCCTGCATGCAGTGCTCGGCGAACACCACCTGAACGCACTGTGCCCATCGCAACCTAAAATGAGCGAGCGCGAACTGGAAGTGCTGAAATGGTCGGCCGCCGGCAAGACCGCCGCCGACGTAGCCTGCATCCTCTCGCTGTCGCAGAGCACGGTGAACTTCCATATCCGCAGCGTGATCACCAAGACCAACGCCGCCAACAAGGCCGGCGCCATCGCCATCGCCGCCCTGCGTGGCTGGATCTGA
- the btsT gene encoding Pyruvate/proton symporter BtsT (*Name btsT) codes for MNNNNSLLRHIPWLALAVIGACALGVVALRRGEAINALWIVVAAVAIYLVAYRYYSLFIATKVMQLDPRRATPAVLNNDGLDYVPTNKHILFGHHFAAIAGAGPLVGPVLAAQMGYLPGTLWLIAGVVLAGAVQDFMVLFLSTRRNGRSLGDMVREEMGRIPGTIALFGCFLIMIIILAVLALIVVKALAESPWGMFTVMATIPIAMFMGIYMRYIRPGRIGEISVVGVVLLLASIWLGGVIAADPVWGPAFTFTGVQITWMLVGYGFVAAVLPVWLVLAPRDYLSTFLKIGTIVGLAIGILIIAPELKMPALTQFTDGTGPVWKGTLFPFLFITIACGAVSGFHALISSGTTPKLLDNETNARYIGYGGMLMESFVAIMAMVAASVIEPGVYFAMNSPAAVVGADVASVAQTVSSWGFLITPEQLEAVARDIGEHTILARAGGAPTLAVGIAQILHQVLPGENTMAFWYHFAILFEALFILTAVDAGTRAGRFMLQDLLGSFVPALKRTESWGANLLATAGCVAMWGYLLYQGVIDPLGGINTLWPLFGISNQMLAGIALMLGTVVLIKMKRQRYIWVTLLPAVWLLICTTAAGLIKLFDPNPAVGFLALAKKYSTALDAGQVLAPAKDIGQMQHVIFNAYTNAGLTILFLLVVFSILFFALKVGYAAWGRKERSDKETPFQALPDA; via the coding sequence ATGAACAACAATAATAGCCTGCTACGCCACATTCCGTGGCTGGCGCTGGCAGTCATAGGGGCCTGCGCGCTGGGTGTGGTTGCCCTGCGTCGCGGTGAGGCAATCAACGCCTTGTGGATCGTGGTTGCGGCAGTGGCCATCTACCTGGTTGCCTATCGTTACTACAGCCTGTTCATCGCCACCAAGGTGATGCAACTCGACCCGCGCCGTGCTACCCCGGCGGTGCTCAACAACGACGGTCTGGACTACGTCCCGACCAACAAACACATTCTCTTCGGTCACCACTTTGCTGCCATCGCCGGCGCAGGCCCCCTGGTCGGCCCGGTACTCGCCGCGCAAATGGGCTACCTGCCCGGTACGCTGTGGCTGATTGCCGGCGTGGTGCTGGCCGGTGCGGTACAGGACTTCATGGTCCTGTTCCTGTCCACCCGCCGCAACGGCCGCTCGCTGGGCGACATGGTGCGCGAGGAGATGGGCCGCATTCCGGGCACCATCGCCCTGTTCGGCTGCTTCCTGATCATGATCATCATCCTCGCGGTGCTGGCGCTGATCGTGGTGAAGGCCCTGGCCGAGAGCCCGTGGGGCATGTTCACGGTCATGGCGACCATCCCGATCGCGATGTTCATGGGTATCTACATGCGCTACATCCGCCCAGGCCGCATTGGCGAGATCTCGGTGGTTGGCGTGGTCTTGCTGCTGGCCTCGATCTGGCTGGGTGGTGTGATTGCTGCGGACCCGGTCTGGGGCCCGGCGTTCACCTTCACCGGCGTGCAGATCACATGGATGCTGGTGGGCTACGGCTTCGTCGCCGCGGTGCTGCCGGTGTGGCTGGTGCTGGCGCCACGTGACTACCTGTCGACCTTCCTCAAGATCGGCACCATCGTTGGCTTGGCCATCGGTATCCTGATCATCGCGCCCGAGCTGAAAATGCCGGCGCTGACCCAGTTCACCGACGGCACCGGCCCGGTGTGGAAGGGCACCCTGTTCCCGTTCCTGTTCATCACCATTGCCTGTGGTGCGGTGTCCGGCTTCCACGCGCTGATCTCTTCGGGGACCACGCCCAAGCTGCTGGACAACGAAACCAACGCCCGCTACATCGGCTATGGCGGCATGCTGATGGAATCGTTCGTGGCCATCATGGCCATGGTCGCCGCTTCGGTGATCGAACCAGGCGTGTACTTCGCCATGAACAGCCCGGCCGCCGTAGTGGGCGCAGACGTTGCGTCGGTGGCGCAGACGGTCAGCAGCTGGGGCTTCCTGATCACCCCCGAGCAGCTTGAAGCCGTCGCCCGTGACATCGGCGAGCACACCATCCTGGCCCGTGCCGGCGGTGCGCCAACCTTGGCGGTGGGTATCGCGCAGATCCTGCACCAGGTGTTGCCAGGTGAAAACACCATGGCCTTCTGGTACCACTTTGCGATCCTGTTCGAGGCGCTGTTCATCCTCACCGCGGTGGACGCCGGCACCCGTGCCGGGCGCTTCATGCTGCAAGACCTGCTGGGCAGCTTCGTGCCGGCGCTCAAACGCACCGAATCGTGGGGGGCCAACCTGCTCGCCACCGCTGGCTGCGTGGCAATGTGGGGCTATCTGCTGTACCAGGGCGTGATCGACCCGCTGGGTGGCATCAACACCCTGTGGCCGCTGTTCGGCATCTCCAACCAGATGCTGGCCGGTATCGCCCTGATGCTCGGTACCGTGGTGCTGATCAAGATGAAGCGTCAGCGCTACATCTGGGTCACCTTGCTGCCGGCCGTCTGGCTGCTGATCTGCACCACGGCTGCTGGCCTGATCAAGCTGTTCGACCCGAACCCGGCCGTTGGTTTCCTGGCCCTGGCCAAGAAGTACAGCACTGCGCTGGACGCCGGCCAGGTGCTGGCCCCGGCCAAGGACATCGGGCAGATGCAGCACGTGATCTTCAACGCCTACACCAACGCGGGCCTGACGATTCTGTTCCTGCTGGTGGTCTTCAGCATCCTGTTCTTCGCCCTCAAGGTCGGCTACGCCGCCTGGGGCCGCAAGGAGCGCAGCGACAAGGAAACCCCGTTCCAGGCCTTGCCTGACGCGTAA
- the uacT_3 gene encoding Uric acid transporter UacT (*Name uacT_3), with translation MTTSPSTSPAKRPEDENLGLGANLAYGLQHVLTMYGGIVAVPLILGQAAGLNGAEIGMLIAASLFAGGLATLLQTLGLPFFGCQLPLVQGVSFAGVATMGAILSSEGGGGLPGVLGAVMAASLIGFLITPVFSRITKFFPPLVTGIVITTIGLTLMPVAARWVMGGNSASPEFGSVANIGLAGLTFAIVLLLSKLGNATISRLSILLAMVLGTLIAWALGMTDFSKVTEGAMFAFPTPFHFGMPEFHIAAILSMCIVIMVTLVETSADILAVGEIIDTKVDSKRLGNGLRADMASSILAPIFGSFTQSAFAQNVGLVAVTGVKSRYVVATGGVILVVLGLLPVMGRVIAAVPTPVLGGAGIVLFGTVAASGIRTLSKVSYKNNVNLIIVAASLGFGMIPIAAPTFYHHFPNWFETIFHSGIAPQRSWPSC, from the coding sequence ATGACTACGTCCCCTAGCACGTCTCCCGCCAAGCGCCCCGAGGATGAAAACCTCGGCCTTGGTGCCAACCTGGCCTACGGTCTGCAGCATGTGTTGACCATGTATGGAGGGATCGTCGCGGTACCCCTGATCCTGGGGCAGGCCGCAGGCCTCAACGGCGCCGAAATCGGCATGCTGATTGCTGCCTCGCTGTTTGCCGGTGGCCTGGCCACCCTGCTGCAAACCCTCGGCCTGCCGTTTTTCGGCTGCCAGTTGCCGCTGGTGCAGGGCGTGTCGTTTGCCGGTGTGGCGACCATGGGGGCGATTCTCAGCAGCGAGGGTGGCGGTGGCCTGCCAGGCGTGCTCGGCGCGGTCATGGCCGCATCGCTGATCGGCTTTTTGATCACCCCGGTGTTCTCGCGCATCACCAAGTTCTTCCCGCCGCTGGTGACCGGTATCGTCATCACCACCATCGGCCTCACCCTGATGCCAGTGGCCGCCCGCTGGGTGATGGGCGGTAACAGCGCCTCGCCAGAGTTCGGCAGCGTGGCCAACATCGGCCTGGCGGGGCTGACCTTCGCCATCGTGCTGCTGCTGAGCAAGCTGGGCAACGCGACCATCTCGCGCCTGTCGATCCTGCTGGCCATGGTGCTCGGCACCCTGATTGCCTGGGCGCTGGGCATGACCGACTTCAGCAAGGTCACCGAAGGTGCAATGTTCGCCTTCCCCACGCCGTTCCACTTCGGCATGCCGGAATTCCACATCGCCGCGATCCTGTCGATGTGCATCGTGATCATGGTCACCCTGGTGGAAACCTCGGCCGACATTCTCGCCGTGGGTGAGATCATCGATACCAAGGTCGACTCCAAGCGCCTGGGCAACGGCCTGCGCGCCGACATGGCATCGAGCATCCTGGCGCCGATCTTCGGCTCGTTCACCCAGAGCGCGTTCGCCCAGAACGTTGGCCTGGTGGCCGTGACCGGGGTCAAGAGCCGTTACGTGGTAGCCACCGGTGGCGTGATCCTGGTAGTGCTCGGCCTGTTGCCGGTCATGGGCCGGGTGATTGCCGCAGTACCAACCCCGGTACTGGGTGGCGCGGGCATCGTGCTGTTCGGCACGGTGGCGGCCAGTGGTATCCGCACCCTGTCCAAGGTCAGCTACAAGAACAACGTCAACCTGATCATCGTTGCCGCTTCGCTGGGCTTCGGCATGATCCCGATCGCCGCGCCAACCTTCTACCACCACTTCCCGAACTGGTTCGAGACCATCTTCCATTCGGGCATCGCTCCGCAGCGATCATGGCCATCCTGCTGA
- the fpr_2 gene encoding Flavodoxin/ferredoxin--NADP reductase (*Name fpr_2) translates to MTASAEKFTRQTLLDVQPLTPNLFSLRVTRDAGFRFRSGQFARLGVTKADGSVVWRAYSMVSAPHDEHLDFFSIVVPGGEFTSELSRLGAGDTLLIDRQAFGFLTLDRFVGGRDLWLLATGTGIAPFMSILQDFEAWERFDSIKLVYSVREAKELAYVDEIAGLEQRDYLAEYAGKLQFIPVVTREQHPGALNQRITTLIENGELEKAAGLELSPEHSRVMLCGNPEMIDETRKVLKARDLQLSLSKRPGQVAVENYW, encoded by the coding sequence ATGACCGCTAGCGCTGAAAAGTTCACCCGCCAGACCCTGCTCGATGTTCAGCCGCTCACGCCGAACCTCTTCAGCCTGCGGGTTACGCGCGATGCGGGGTTCCGCTTCCGTTCCGGCCAGTTCGCCCGCCTGGGCGTGACCAAAGCCGACGGCAGTGTGGTGTGGCGCGCCTATTCCATGGTCAGCGCACCCCATGACGAGCACCTCGACTTCTTCTCCATCGTGGTGCCAGGCGGGGAGTTCACCAGTGAACTGAGCCGGCTGGGGGCGGGTGATACCTTGCTGATCGACCGCCAGGCCTTCGGCTTCCTCACCCTTGACCGCTTTGTGGGTGGCCGCGACCTGTGGCTGCTGGCGACCGGCACCGGCATTGCGCCATTCATGTCGATCCTGCAGGACTTCGAGGCCTGGGAGCGTTTTGACAGCATCAAACTGGTGTATTCGGTGCGTGAAGCGAAAGAGCTGGCCTACGTGGATGAAATCGCCGGGCTGGAGCAGCGCGACTACCTGGCCGAGTACGCCGGCAAGTTGCAGTTCATTCCAGTGGTGACCCGTGAGCAGCACCCGGGGGCGTTGAACCAGCGCATTACCACGCTGATCGAAAACGGCGAGTTGGAGAAGGCGGCGGGGCTTGAACTGTCACCGGAGCATTCGCGGGTGATGCTGTGCGGTAACCCGGAAATGATCGACGAGACGCGCAAGGTGCTGAAGGCGCGTGACCTGCAACTGAGCCTGAGCAAACGGCCGGGGCAGGTGGCGGTAGAAAACTACTGGTAA
- the rlmG gene encoding Ribosomal RNA large subunit methyltransferase G (*Name rlmG) gives MPLLTTPFAELDLIRQPEQANDPLQAFDAADEYLLAQLHEQAPDANCRVLVLNDSFGALAASLAGRLQVVSSGDSHLAHLALEKNLARNGLPFDSVPFVPASKHWQGPFDRVLLRVPKTLALLEEQLIRLQGHLAPGAQVIAGAMIKHLPRAAGDLMEKYIGPVQASLAQKKARLLTATVAERPLARSPYPSRYRLDVPALDLVNHANVFCREGLDIGTRAFLPHLPRDLGNARVADLGCGNGVLAIASALANPDAQYTLVDESYMAVQSAQENWQAALGERPATFVAADGLAGVEKQSLDVVLCNPPFHQQQVVGDFLAWRMFQQAREALVVGGALYIVGNRHLGYHSKLARLFRGVEQVAATPKFVILKARK, from the coding sequence ATGCCCCTGTTGACCACCCCCTTTGCCGAACTCGACCTGATCCGCCAGCCGGAGCAAGCCAACGACCCGCTGCAGGCTTTCGATGCCGCCGACGAGTACCTGCTTGCGCAGTTGCACGAACAGGCGCCCGATGCGAATTGCCGGGTACTGGTGCTCAATGACAGCTTCGGTGCCTTGGCGGCCAGCCTGGCAGGCCGGCTGCAGGTGGTCAGCAGCGGCGATTCGCACCTGGCGCACCTGGCCCTGGAAAAGAACCTGGCACGCAATGGCTTGCCTTTCGACAGCGTGCCTTTCGTACCGGCCAGCAAACACTGGCAAGGCCCGTTCGACCGGGTGCTGTTGCGCGTACCCAAGACCCTGGCCCTGCTCGAAGAACAACTGATCCGCCTGCAAGGCCACCTGGCGCCCGGTGCGCAGGTGATTGCCGGTGCGATGATCAAGCACTTGCCGCGGGCAGCCGGTGACCTGATGGAGAAATACATCGGCCCGGTGCAAGCTTCGCTGGCACAAAAAAAGGCCCGCTTGCTGACGGCCACCGTGGCCGAACGGCCGCTCGCCCGCTCACCCTATCCTAGCCGCTACCGCCTCGACGTACCGGCGCTGGACTTGGTCAACCACGCCAACGTATTTTGCCGGGAAGGCCTGGATATCGGTACGCGGGCGTTCCTGCCGCACTTGCCCCGTGACCTGGGCAACGCGCGGGTAGCAGACCTGGGTTGCGGCAACGGCGTGCTGGCGATTGCCAGCGCCTTGGCCAACCCGGATGCCCAGTACACGCTGGTCGACGAGTCGTACATGGCGGTGCAATCGGCGCAGGAAAACTGGCAAGCCGCGCTGGGTGAGCGCCCGGCGACCTTTGTCGCGGCCGATGGCTTGGCCGGGGTAGAGAAGCAGTCGCTGGACGTGGTGCTGTGCAATCCGCCGTTCCATCAGCAGCAGGTGGTGGGCGATTTCCTTGCATGGCGCATGTTCCAGCAGGCGCGTGAGGCGTTGGTGGTGGGGGGGGCGCTGTATATCGTGGGTAACCGCCACCTGGGCTATCACAGCAAGCTGGCGCGGTTGTTCCGGGGAGTGGAGCAGGTAGCGGCGACGCCCAAGTTCGTCATCCTCAAAGCCCGCAAGTAA